The sequence TTAACTACGGGCGCGGGAAAATCGAAGCCTTAGCCGCGGTAATTGAAGGAACCATCATCGCCATTTCGGGCGTGTTTATTTTCTACTCTGCCATCAAAAAAGCCTACGAAGGCACGGTGATGACCCATGTAGACACCTCCGTGCTTGTCATGCTCGCCTCCCTTTGCATCACCGTTGCGTTGGTGCTTTTTTTGCGTCATGTGGCACGCAAAACAGGGAGCCTTGTCATCAAATCCGACGCGCTTCATTACCAAACCGATGTTTTTAGCAACGGAGCGATTCTGTTTTCTCTAGGCGTGGTCTATTTCACCGAATTTGAACTAATTGATTCTATCGTGGGTGTGGGTATCGCTTTGTATATCATCCACTCTGCTTACGGACTCGTGAAAGAAGGGGTGTACATTTTGCTTGACGCAGCACTAGAAGAGGAAGTGGTAGGGCGCATTGTGCACATCATCGAAGAAGAAAAAGATGTGAGCAGTTTTCATAACCTCAAAACCCGCCGTTCTGCTCACACCAACTACGTGGATGTGCACCTTGTTTTTAACGCCAAAATGTCTCTCTTGCAAGCCCATAGTGCGACAGATAACATCGAGGCAAAAATCCGTGCCATCAAAGAAGACGAGGTGTGGGATATGAATATCCACCTCGACCCTTATGATGACTCCAAGGAAGAAGAAGCACTCCGTGACGCGCCACTAGCTCAACAGTAGCGCTACACGGTAAACAATGAAAGAAGCACTCCACGCCACGGCAGTGGTAAAGAGGATGAGGTATCCCAAATAGCGGTAGCTTCCTGATTCTTTAGTAAAGACTACCGTAGCCGCAAGGCACGGCAAGTAAAACATAACAAAGGTGATGAACGACAAGGCCACAGGAAAGGGAATGCTTGCTTGCAAGACACCCATGAGTCCCTCGCTCTCTTCATCTACCTCTTCCCCAAGAGCATAGAGCACTCCCATGGTAGAGATAATCACCTCTTTAGCAGCCAAGCCTGTCTCAAGGGCTACGGTCAGTCTCCAATCAAACCCCAAAGGGGCAAACAAAAACTCTGTAGCCTGACCAATGCGCCCCAAATAACTTTGAGATAACAAAGTGGATTGTAGCTCATTAGCAAGGGTTGCTTGCTCTTCTTCGCTTAGGGCTTGTTCTATTTTAAGTTCATACGCACTCTCTAGGTCTTCGTTTTTAGGGTAACTGCTCGCAAACCACACCAACACAGACGCCACCAAGATAAACGTTCCTGCTTTTTTAAGGTACACAAGGGATTTGCCCATCACCGTGTGCCATACCAACTTTGCGGAAGGTAAACGGTATTTTGGCATCTCCATGACAAAAGGTTCATCTTTGCCTTTAAACACAAAGGCTTTGAGGACTTTTGCAGCCACAAGGCCTAAAAGTGCGCCCGCAATGTAAATCGCAAACAGCACATTACCTGCCTTTTCAGGGCCAAAAAACGCCCCCGCAAAGAGCACATACACGGGCAACTTTGCCCCACAACTCATAAACCCAATGATAAACAATGTAATCAAACGGTCTTTATCGTTTTTGAGGGTGCGCGCAGCCATGTACGCAGGCACCGAACACCCAAACCCCGTGACAAGCGGGATAAACGACTTGCCATGCAACCCAAAACGGTGAAAAAAGCCATCAAGCAAAAAGGCTACACGCGCCATGTAACCCGTGGTTTCCAAAAGTGCGATACCTAAAAACAAAATCATAATATTGGGCAAAAACATTACCACCGCCCCCACGCCCGCGATGGCACCATCAGCAACCAGTGAACCTAGCTCCCCATCACCAAAAATCACCCGCGCTTGGTCGCCAAAGTACCCAAACAGTGCATCAATCATATCCATGGGCACAGCACCTAGCGTAAAGGTAAGTTGAAACAATCCCCACATAAAAAAGAGGAAAATAGGAATCCCAAAAAGCTTGTGAATGAGTACCTCATCAATCTTTTCTGTCGTTGTCTTTTGTTTCTTTGGCGCTCTCTCACACACCTCTGTAACAGCACCTTTAGCATATGCATAACGCTCTTCTGAGAAAATCTCTACAAGGTTTTTGGTGTCATAATGCACATACAAGTGCTCTAGTGCCTCTTGAAGCACGGGCAGCACCTCAATCCAAACGGGCTCATTGCGCACCTCTTGATACAGGGTTTTATTTTCTTGAAGCAACTTCACCGCCATGTCGCGCGCGGAGAGTTTGGCATGGGTAAACCCTTTTTCTTTAAACAAAGCAACCAAACGCGCTATTTCTTCCTCTACAGGCTCCGAATAACTCATTTTTGGGGATTGGTGTAAGGTTTTAATGGCAGTCAAACACGTCTCTATAAGCGCTTCTATCCCTTCCTTTGTGAAGGCAGAAACAGGCATACAAGGAATGCCAAGGATGCCGCTAAGCTGCTCATGATCGATGGAAATTCCCTCTTTTTTGGCCTCATCGCTCATGTTTAGCGCGACGACCATTTTATGGTTAAGCTCCATGAGTTCCGTGGTTAAAAGCAAGTTGCGCTCAAGGTTAGTGGAATCTACCACGTTTAAAATCAAGTCATAAGACTCTTCTTCTAAAAAGCGTTTGGTTACCCGCTCTTCAAGGGTATAATCCCCTAGCGCGTAACTTCCGGGCAAGTCGATGATGCGTATCTCATCCTCTCCGCGTGTCAACACCACTTCGGCTTTTTCAACCGTTACACCCGAAAAGTTGCCCACCCGAAGGTTGGCATTGCTGATGGAGTTAATGAGCATACTTTTGCCCACATTGGGTTGCCCCACTAAGGCGATGGTTAGAGTGGACATACGGGACTCACTTGGATGGTTTTTGCCTCTTCGCGGCGCAGGGCAATCATCGTTCCGCCCACTTCTATTTCGATGGTCGCCTTAGTCGCACTCGCCGCTTTGACACAAAGCTCACTGCCTCGACGCATACCAAAAGAAAAAAACCGTTGTTTTAGCTCTTCTTTTGCATCAATGCACGTAATCACTACGACCGAACCCACAGGAAGGGAATCTAGTGTCTTCATTTAAACCTTTCTTTGTGATTGATAATTAATTTCAGGATTTTATCTCTTGAGCACTAAAACCCTCCTGAAAATAGTCTACAACACCTTTACATGTAAAGACATTGGAACATTTTTCTAAGCTACCCTTTGTTACAATCACGCAAAAACAGGGAGTCTGCACATGAAACTTGCCCTCATCCAACACGCCGTACGTGAAACCAAAGACGCCACCATCCAAAAAACCCTTGAACTCATCCACGATGCTAGCGCCAAAGGCGCCCAACTTGCGTTGTTGCAAGAGTTGCACCAAGGGCCTTATTTTTGCATTACCGAAGACCCCAGTCATTTTGACCTTGCCAATGACTTTGACAACGACGTGGTGTTTTGGGCAAAAATCGCCAAGCAATACGGCGTAGTGCTCGTCACCTCACTCTTTGAAAAACGCGCCCCTGGCCTTTACCACAACACCGCCGTCGTCTTTGAAAAAGATGGCTCAGTTGCAGGTAAATACCGTAAAATGCACATCCCCGATGATCCAGGTTTTTACGAAAAGTTTTACTTTACTCCGGGGGATTTGGGCTATGAACCTATTCAAACCAGTGTGGGAAAACTGGGCGTGCTGGTGTGTTGGGACCAGTGGTACCCCGAAGCCGCGCGCCTCATGGCACTCAAAGGGGCGGACATTCTCATCTACCCCACCGCCATTGGGTGGTTTGATGAAGACGCAGAGGATGAAAAAACCCGCCAAAAAGAGGCGTGGATGGGCGTACAACGCGGTCATGCCATCGCCAACGGTTTACCTCTTGTGGCCATCAACCGCGTAGGTAAAGAAAAAGATGAAACAGAAGTGTTGGATGGCATTCGTTTTTGGGGGCACTCCTTCGTAGCAGGACCCCAAGGAGAACTCTTACATGTAAGCGATGAAAGCAGCGAAGAAGCGGTAATTGTCGAGGTGGATGTAAAACGGTGTGAAGAAGTCAGGCGCATGTGGCCGTTTTTGCGCGACCGCCGTATCGAAACCTACAACGGCCTCACCAAACGTTTTTTAGACGCGTGAGTCCTTTTCAAAAAACCACATCAGGGCAAACATGAGCCCTGATGTTTTGGCGATATGTTCGTTAAATAAAAACTCTTTAGCCTCACTCCTAGGAACGTAAATCACTTCAATCTCTTCAAGCTCAATCCCGCCGCCTTGGTGCAACCGCATGGACTCGTCTAGTTCGGCGTAGTACAACGTCTGTTGACCGCCCGCCAAACCCACCGCCGTGTAAAAAGAGGTGATTTTATGCAGGTTTTGAGGTGCAACGCCATAGCCTGTTTCTTCTTCGATTTCCTCTAAAGCAATCTGTGCCAAAGACTTCTCTTTGTCCACTAATCCTGCGCACAGTTCGTAGGTAAAGCCGTCATTGTTTTTGAGGTAAATAGCAGGACGAAACTGTTTGACAAAGACAAAGGCATCAAACTCTTTATGGTAGAGCAAGATTGCCACGCTGTTGTGCGCATCCACCATATCCCACCGTTTTTCTCGCCCATTTTGTACGTAGTGCATGCTTTTGGGCTGGATGTACAGCGACTCTACGCACGCTTCTATTTTGACGATGGTAATATCAACCAAGCAAAATCCACTGGGCTAGGCCCAAAAAGCTAAAAAACCCCACCACATCTGTCACCGTTGTAAGCAATACTGTGCTTCCCACAGCAGGGTCAATGTCGAGGCGTTTTAGTGTAAGAGGAATAAGGGCACCAAATAATCCCGCACACAAAAGATTAATCACCATCGACAAGCCAATTACCACGCCCAGCATAGCTTCGTGAAACCAAAGAAAGGCAATGGCGCCCATCACTAAGGCAAAAATCACTCCATTTATCCCTGCGATAGAAACCTCTTTTACGATAGTGCTTTTAGCGTTTTGAAAATCAATATCCCCCAGAGCTAACTGGCGTACAGTAACAGTCAGGGTTTGGGTGCCTGCATTACCCCCCATAGATGCCACAATAGGCATAAGCACCGCCAGGGCCACATACGCCTGAATCGTTTCATCAAAAATACCAATAACTAAGGAAGCCACAATGGCGGTAAAAAGATTGAGAAAAAGCCACATTGCACGACTTTTCCCTGCCTCAAAAAGAGTGTTTTCCTCTTCCGCTTCATCGTTAACCCCAGCGAGGTTATAAATCTGCTCTGTTGCATTTTCTTGGATGATGTCATGAATATCATCTGCAGTAATGCGGCCAACCAACCTTCCTTGATAGTCGATTACAGGAACCACAGAGAGGTCATAGTTTTCAACCGTTTCGATGACCGAGTCAATGGTGTCATCGTCTCTAGCAAAAATAGGCTGATACTCATCTTCTGGTGCTTTTTCGACAAGGGCTTTAAAGGTAAGTGAAAAATCACTTGTAATCAAATCTTCCAAGGGAATAGAAAACCGAAGGGTTTCATAATCATCCACCACAAACAAGCGGTAAATGTTTTCAATCTCCCCCTCTTCTTTCATCTGCTTTAAGCGCGCGATAGCATCGGAAATTTTTTCCTCAACCTTGGCCACAAAAACCTCGGTTTGCATGTACGCGCCTGCCTCTTCGTCATCATAACGGCGCAAACGCTTAATGTCTTCTTGATACTCATCATCCAAGCTGTCGAAAAGTTCTTGGGCTTTTTCTTCATTGATGTCTTCAATATTTTGAAGCAAGTCTGTCGCATCGTCACTTTCAAGTTCTTCGATGGCGTCTTTAAGCTGTTCGGGAGAAATTTCCTCAATCACATCCTTTAAGATATGATCTGGCAATTCAATGGCCACATCTCCTAAGCTTTCGCTGGAAAGCTGTTTTACGTAGTCGATAAAAAGATCAACATCGCTTTTATGCACATGACGGAGGTGGCGCGCGAGTTCGGCAGGGGAGAGCTCTTGGTCTAAATCATCCTGTAAGTAACTCTCAATGATTTCCTGAGAGTGCTTTAAATCTTTTAACTTTGCCAAAAGTGTCCTTTAGTTAGCGACCGCTACCGTTTCTGCATCCATTATAATAGGTGTTTCTAACTGCACCATATACTCAAAAGGCTCTTCTCGTGGCGGAATGGAAGGCTCGGCTAAGGCTAGCTCAAAACGCGGCTTAAAGGTTTCAACGTGAGCCAAAAAGGCTTTGCGTTTTTCCCCTTGAAGCTTATCTTTTTCAATTTTTACCACACTGTTAGGGTTAATAGCCCGATTGTCTTTATAAAGGCCAAAATGCAAGTGAGGGCCTGTGCTAATCCCTGTACTTCCCACATAGCCAATGAGCTGTCCTTTGGAAACCACTGAGCCCCGACGTATGCCCTTACGGTAACCATTCATGTGTGCGTACAGGGTTTTATACCCGTGGCCGTGGTCAATCTCGACTGTTTTGCCATAACCACCTTTGGTACCTACAAACGTCACCCGGCCCTCGCCCGCTGCCACAATGGGCGTGCCTGTGGGCGCAGCATAATCCACGCCCAAGTGAGCGCGATAACGTTTCAAAATAGGATGCCAACGCTTATAGCTGAAAGAGGAGGAAATGCGCGTATAACGCACCGGCACAGTCAGTAAAAACCCTTCAATCTCTTTGCCTGCTGCATCATAATAACGGTTGTCGTCGTACAAAAATACAAAGTGCTCTTTGCCTCGTACCTCTACCATGGCCGCTTCGATTTTTGGATTGCCATAGCGTTGCCCTAAGCGTGTGCGTTGGGAATAAAAAATTACCAAGCGATCACCTTTAACCAAACGGCGAAAATTAACACTGTTTTTAAAAGAGTTGACAAATTCATTGGCAAGAGCATAGCTGTTGGTCGCATTAATGATGTCTTGATAAGGCGAAAGGGTAATTTCTAAAGTGACTTTAAGAGACTCTTCTTGGTAGCTCACAGGGGTTGTGCGCAACTCATAGGCTCCCGTGGATTTATCTTTAACAATATGCAGTTGTAGTTCTTCACCAATAGGAATGAGAACTTGCTCAATAACTTCATTGTCATCCAACAAAAGCTGGTACCGCACGCCTGAGACAATCTCAGCAGCAAGCTCTTGGTCTTCTCGGTCAAGGTTGTAGTAAATAGACAGTGGCAACTGGTGTTTTTCTAGAAAGGTTAAAAACGTTTCGCCTCGCTCCCAACGGTGCTCTTGCATGTACGCCCCTTGTGCCCCTAGCACCATCATCAAAACACACACCAACCATCGCATCATTAATTCCACCTTTTTGCATGAGTCTCACGTCTTTTAACACCCAACCAAATCAAGCAAAGACGCAAGGCATGGGTTTTGAAAAACGTCACGGAAACTTGGATTATACTTGATGGTTGCTTACAAAATCCTAGCAACCCCTCAGGGCTTTTTGAGTTCTGGTAAAGTATAATCGAGCCAACAAAAGCAAAAGGAGTTCCATTGTTTCGCATCTTTGCCGTTTTTTTAACATTTCTTTCCCTTTCATGGGCGCAGGGTTTTTTAGCCCCTTACACTACGACACTAAAAGAAGTCCGCGGCGGCACTGCGACCGTTGCTGACTCTCAGGACCTTGTAATCGGCTCTAGCGGCATTGTCCTTCATCAATTTGACGAGGGGAAATCTTCTATCATTGCACGCGCTAGCGTCACAGGCAAAGCCAATGGTCTTGCAACACTGCAATTTGAGGTGTTTGACCTCTTAGAACAATCTGCTTTTCCTTTGCCTGGACTTACCCCAAAGCAAGGTGATACGGTTATTTTAAACTACCTTTATGACCGTGCGCTTATTGTTGCACCCAACAGCATTGTCTTTAATGAAATCACAGGCCACTTCACAGACATTCAGTGGGTGCATCCTGACCTCGTGGGAGCGTATCTTGCTAGCGAATACACTCCAAGTCCTGATCGCGACACCTTTAGAAAGCTTTGCCAGGCCCACAGTACAGGGATTATCTTTTTTGCACTAAATTTCAAAGGCTACTTTGCAGACTGTCAAAGTTTCAAAGTGTTAAAAACCCTTGATTCTGGTCGCATTAGTAGCTATCAACTCCCCTTTTATACTCGCATAACAGGCATTGAAAGCGCCTTTTGGAAATTTGGCTCAAGTCAAATAACCGACTACAACGCCCACTATGGCAACTTACTGGTCAAGTAACCATGGATGCTTTACATGTAAAGTGGTTTGAGGAACTTTTAGGGGTGGAAAACGTTTACGCCGACAAGGCCCATTTGCTTGCTTACTCTTACGATGCGACCCGCACGACGTATGAGCCTGATTTGGTCCTTTTCCCACGCCACGAAGCAGACGTACAAGCCATTTTACGCTACTGCAACACCCACCGCATCATCATCACCCCACGCGGGGCGGGTAGCGGATTTACAGGTGGTGCGCTTCCCTCAAACGGGGGCATCATCCTGGCCCTTGAAAAACACATGAACAAGATTTTAGAAATCGACATGGAAAACATGGTCGCTGTAGTAGAACCCGGTGTCATCAACATGGACTTACAGCGTGCCGTGGAAGCCAAAGGGCTCTTTTATCCGCCAGACCCTGCAAGCGAAGAGTACTCCACCCTAGGGGGCAATGTGGCCGAAAACGCAGGAGGTATGCGCGCGGCAAAATACGGCATCACCAAAGACTACGTCATGGCCTTGCGTGCCGTGTTACCCAACGGCGAAGCCATAGGTGCTGGCAAACGCACCATCAAAGACGTAGCAGGCTACAACGTAGCGGGTATCTTAATCGCTAGCGAAGGCACCTTGGGCATCATCACTCAAATCACCCTCAAACTCATCGCCAAACCCAAGCTGAAGCAAACTGCTATGGGTATTTTTCCTAGCGTCAAAGACGCCATGAACGCCGTGTATAAAACCATGGCAGCAGGCGTCACACCCGTAGCGATGGAGTTTTTAGACAACCTCACCATTCGCGCCGTGGAACAAAAATACGCCAAAGGCTTGCCTGTAGACGCCGGGGCTATTCTCATCACCGATGTGGATGGAAACTTAGACGAAGAAATCACCACCCAACTCGTTACCATTGAAGCCATGTTTTTAGCTAATGGCTGCACCTCCTTCAAGCGCGCAAACACGGCCGAAGAAGCCAAAGAGTTGTGGTTTGCCAGACGCAACGCGAGCCCTTCCATCACCGTGTACGGCAGCAAAAAACTCAACGAAGACATCACCGTGCCGCGTAGCAAACTGC comes from Sulfurospirillum tamanense and encodes:
- a CDS encoding carbon-nitrogen hydrolase, with protein sequence MKLALIQHAVRETKDATIQKTLELIHDASAKGAQLALLQELHQGPYFCITEDPSHFDLANDFDNDVVFWAKIAKQYGVVLVTSLFEKRAPGLYHNTAVVFEKDGSVAGKYRKMHIPDDPGFYEKFYFTPGDLGYEPIQTSVGKLGVLVCWDQWYPEAARLMALKGADILIYPTAIGWFDEDAEDEKTRQKEAWMGVQRGHAIANGLPLVAINRVGKEKDETEVLDGIRFWGHSFVAGPQGELLHVSDESSEEAVIVEVDVKRCEEVRRMWPFLRDRRIETYNGLTKRFLDA
- a CDS encoding FAD-linked oxidase C-terminal domain-containing protein — encoded protein: MDALHVKWFEELLGVENVYADKAHLLAYSYDATRTTYEPDLVLFPRHEADVQAILRYCNTHRIIITPRGAGSGFTGGALPSNGGIILALEKHMNKILEIDMENMVAVVEPGVINMDLQRAVEAKGLFYPPDPASEEYSTLGGNVAENAGGMRAAKYGITKDYVMALRAVLPNGEAIGAGKRTIKDVAGYNVAGILIASEGTLGIITQITLKLIAKPKLKQTAMGIFPSVKDAMNAVYKTMAAGVTPVAMEFLDNLTIRAVEQKYAKGLPVDAGAILITDVDGNLDEEITTQLVTIEAMFLANGCTSFKRANTAEEAKELWFARRNASPSITVYGSKKLNEDITVPRSKLPELLDVINAIAQKYEVKVPCFGHTGDGNVHTNVMVDGTNPEELEKGHKAIKEIFQATVDLGGTLSGEHGIGLSKAPYMTMAFTEGEMELFRSIKRAFDPNNILNPFKMGL
- a CDS encoding cation diffusion facilitator family transporter; its protein translation is MTLARKATLVSTATATLLVFIKLAVGFVSGSVAVLASAIDSVLDLIVSAFNYFAIRKSEAPPDELFNYGRGKIEALAAVIEGTIIAISGVFIFYSAIKKAYEGTVMTHVDTSVLVMLASLCITVALVLFLRHVARKTGSLVIKSDALHYQTDVFSNGAILFSLGVVYFTEFELIDSIVGVGIALYIIHSAYGLVKEGVYILLDAALEEEVVGRIVHIIEEEKDVSSFHNLKTRRSAHTNYVDVHLVFNAKMSLLQAHSATDNIEAKIRAIKEDEVWDMNIHLDPYDDSKEEEALRDAPLAQQ
- a CDS encoding FeoA family protein, with the protein product MKTLDSLPVGSVVVITCIDAKEELKQRFFSFGMRRGSELCVKAASATKATIEIEVGGTMIALRREEAKTIQVSPVCPL
- a CDS encoding peptidoglycan DD-metalloendopeptidase family protein; the encoded protein is MMRWLVCVLMMVLGAQGAYMQEHRWERGETFLTFLEKHQLPLSIYYNLDREDQELAAEIVSGVRYQLLLDDNEVIEQVLIPIGEELQLHIVKDKSTGAYELRTTPVSYQEESLKVTLEITLSPYQDIINATNSYALANEFVNSFKNSVNFRRLVKGDRLVIFYSQRTRLGQRYGNPKIEAAMVEVRGKEHFVFLYDDNRYYDAAGKEIEGFLLTVPVRYTRISSSFSYKRWHPILKRYRAHLGVDYAAPTGTPIVAAGEGRVTFVGTKGGYGKTVEIDHGHGYKTLYAHMNGYRKGIRRGSVVSKGQLIGYVGSTGISTGPHLHFGLYKDNRAINPNSVVKIEKDKLQGEKRKAFLAHVETFKPRFELALAEPSIPPREEPFEYMVQLETPIIMDAETVAVAN
- the mgtE gene encoding magnesium transporter, which produces MAKLKDLKHSQEIIESYLQDDLDQELSPAELARHLRHVHKSDVDLFIDYVKQLSSESLGDVAIELPDHILKDVIEEISPEQLKDAIEELESDDATDLLQNIEDINEEKAQELFDSLDDEYQEDIKRLRRYDDEEAGAYMQTEVFVAKVEEKISDAIARLKQMKEEGEIENIYRLFVVDDYETLRFSIPLEDLITSDFSLTFKALVEKAPEDEYQPIFARDDDTIDSVIETVENYDLSVVPVIDYQGRLVGRITADDIHDIIQENATEQIYNLAGVNDEAEEENTLFEAGKSRAMWLFLNLFTAIVASLVIGIFDETIQAYVALAVLMPIVASMGGNAGTQTLTVTVRQLALGDIDFQNAKSTIVKEVSIAGINGVIFALVMGAIAFLWFHEAMLGVVIGLSMVINLLCAGLFGALIPLTLKRLDIDPAVGSTVLLTTVTDVVGFFSFLGLAQWILLG
- the feoB gene encoding ferrous iron transport protein B; this translates as MSTLTIALVGQPNVGKSMLINSISNANLRVGNFSGVTVEKAEVVLTRGEDEIRIIDLPGSYALGDYTLEERVTKRFLEEESYDLILNVVDSTNLERNLLLTTELMELNHKMVVALNMSDEAKKEGISIDHEQLSGILGIPCMPVSAFTKEGIEALIETCLTAIKTLHQSPKMSYSEPVEEEIARLVALFKEKGFTHAKLSARDMAVKLLQENKTLYQEVRNEPVWIEVLPVLQEALEHLYVHYDTKNLVEIFSEERYAYAKGAVTEVCERAPKKQKTTTEKIDEVLIHKLFGIPIFLFFMWGLFQLTFTLGAVPMDMIDALFGYFGDQARVIFGDGELGSLVADGAIAGVGAVVMFLPNIMILFLGIALLETTGYMARVAFLLDGFFHRFGLHGKSFIPLVTGFGCSVPAYMAARTLKNDKDRLITLFIIGFMSCGAKLPVYVLFAGAFFGPEKAGNVLFAIYIAGALLGLVAAKVLKAFVFKGKDEPFVMEMPKYRLPSAKLVWHTVMGKSLVYLKKAGTFILVASVLVWFASSYPKNEDLESAYELKIEQALSEEEQATLANELQSTLLSQSYLGRIGQATEFLFAPLGFDWRLTVALETGLAAKEVIISTMGVLYALGEEVDEESEGLMGVLQASIPFPVALSFITFVMFYLPCLAATVVFTKESGSYRYLGYLILFTTAVAWSASFIVYRVALLLS
- a CDS encoding plasminogen-binding N-terminal domain-containing protein; its protein translation is MFRIFAVFLTFLSLSWAQGFLAPYTTTLKEVRGGTATVADSQDLVIGSSGIVLHQFDEGKSSIIARASVTGKANGLATLQFEVFDLLEQSAFPLPGLTPKQGDTVILNYLYDRALIVAPNSIVFNEITGHFTDIQWVHPDLVGAYLASEYTPSPDRDTFRKLCQAHSTGIIFFALNFKGYFADCQSFKVLKTLDSGRISSYQLPFYTRITGIESAFWKFGSSQITDYNAHYGNLLVK
- a CDS encoding NUDIX domain-containing protein translates to MVDITIVKIEACVESLYIQPKSMHYVQNGREKRWDMVDAHNSVAILLYHKEFDAFVFVKQFRPAIYLKNNDGFTYELCAGLVDKEKSLAQIALEEIEEETGYGVAPQNLHKITSFYTAVGLAGGQQTLYYAELDESMRLHQGGGIELEEIEVIYVPRSEAKEFLFNEHIAKTSGLMFALMWFFEKDSRV